One genomic window of Candidatus Kryptoniota bacterium includes the following:
- a CDS encoding ABC transporter permease, with translation MKKFFTHVYEISAFALRFFKEIFIPPYEIGEFAEHLENFGSRSLPLVSAIGLLMGLILALQTKPTLARFGAESFLPAMVAISVVRELGPVLTALVVAGRVASGIGAEIGSMKVTEQIDALEVSSVEPYHFLVVPRVLAGVLALPLLTAYADALAIIGTFGVVYISGEMGWQLFMTSTVTSLSIADVVPGIAKTFFFGFTISMVGCYFGFKASGGTASVGKAATSAVVFSSFLILILDFILVKTGILIFE, from the coding sequence ATGAAGAAATTCTTCACTCACGTTTACGAGATTTCAGCCTTCGCTCTCCGATTCTTTAAGGAAATTTTTATTCCTCCCTACGAGATCGGCGAATTCGCGGAACACCTCGAGAACTTCGGATCGAGGTCGCTTCCGCTCGTCAGTGCAATCGGTTTGCTTATGGGGCTCATACTCGCGCTCCAGACCAAACCTACCCTCGCTCGTTTCGGCGCAGAGTCGTTCCTCCCGGCAATGGTCGCGATCTCCGTGGTCCGTGAGCTAGGCCCCGTACTTACCGCACTCGTTGTCGCCGGAAGAGTTGCGAGCGGTATCGGGGCAGAAATCGGTTCGATGAAAGTCACCGAACAGATCGACGCGCTGGAAGTCTCTTCCGTCGAGCCGTACCACTTCCTTGTAGTCCCGCGGGTGCTCGCAGGCGTGCTCGCGCTCCCTCTTCTCACGGCCTACGCCGACGCTCTCGCAATCATTGGCACGTTCGGCGTGGTCTATATCTCCGGCGAGATGGGCTGGCAGCTTTTCATGACTTCGACCGTCACTTCACTCTCCATCGCCGACGTCGTTCCAGGAATTGCGAAGACTTTCTTCTTCGGTTTTACGATCTCGATGGTCGGATGCTATTTCGGGTTCAAAGCGTCAGGCGGCACGGCGAGCGTCGGCAAAGCAGCCACGTCCGCCGTCGTATTCTCTTCGTTCCTTATCCTGATCTTAGATTTCATACTCGTCAAAACCGGTATCCTGATTTTCGAATAG
- a CDS encoding ATP-binding cassette domain-containing protein, translated as MIEIINLHKSFGDTEILSGVNLSVEKGKTFSILGKSGMGKSVTLKCIVGLLVPDAGDVVVDSIRVDVDNKGDLWKIRHMTGFLFQSGALYDSMSIRDNLVFNLTRHHKVKHENAIEKAEHYLGLVGLKTSVSKMPSELSGGMRKRAALARALVVEPQILLYDEPTTGLDPITSAEISALMRSMHAQFGITSIVVTHDILCAGIVSDYAGVLKDGVIKYTGTLKELVKIEDEEIKGFFPMDPLGRDALRKEG; from the coding sequence ATGATCGAGATAATTAATCTGCATAAGTCGTTCGGCGATACGGAAATTTTATCCGGCGTCAACCTATCCGTGGAAAAGGGAAAGACATTCTCAATCCTCGGTAAGAGCGGTATGGGAAAAAGCGTGACGCTCAAATGTATCGTCGGGCTTCTGGTTCCCGACGCCGGAGATGTTGTCGTCGATTCGATCCGTGTCGACGTGGACAATAAAGGTGATCTTTGGAAGATCCGTCACATGACGGGATTCCTTTTTCAAAGCGGAGCGCTTTATGACTCGATGAGTATTCGCGACAATCTCGTATTCAACCTGACACGCCACCACAAAGTGAAACATGAAAATGCAATCGAGAAGGCGGAACATTATCTCGGACTCGTCGGCCTGAAGACATCTGTGTCAAAAATGCCGTCCGAGCTTTCGGGCGGAATGAGGAAGCGTGCCGCACTTGCTCGCGCGCTTGTTGTCGAGCCGCAGATTCTCCTCTACGACGAGCCGACAACCGGTCTCGACCCGATTACATCTGCCGAGATCAGCGCACTCATGAGAAGTATGCATGCTCAGTTCGGGATAACTTCGATAGTCGTCACGCACGATATACTCTGCGCGGGAATCGTGAGCGATTACGCCGGAGTGCTGAAGGACGGTGTCATCAAATATACCGGTACCTTAAAGGAACTTGTAAAAATAGAAGATGAAGAGATTAAAGGATTCTTCCCAATGGATCCGCTCGGGAGGGACGCTCTTCGGAAAGAGGGATAG
- a CDS encoding MlaD family protein, producing MKKSYAALLGLFVAVGVLLVVAAIFVIGGRQGIFTKSTEVYVRFNSVEGLKKGAAVRLLGIDVGSVAGIKIWNNVALVDLRIFADSRKFIRQDSRAMLETEGLVGNKFVLLTPGTENARTIQGFDTLNSMEEPQLSQVIVETRATIASVKNMVDEFAGILKDVREGKGTLGKLVTDESVYIALKQATYEADSSLRKVSDKFTDMANVISGLSVSFNRVADKTDSVLSGVNSVVQNFDTTSVSIKTMVAQLDTGTGLVSELLHNQAVYDTTLRIVTTTLSAVQEAQKGLQKFAENMEALRHNWLFSSYFAGEAQDEYTKKQELLKQIDAQIQERADALDKMEKQLKELQQKYNKAGGG from the coding sequence ATGAAAAAGTCTTATGCGGCTTTACTCGGACTTTTCGTCGCGGTCGGCGTGCTTCTCGTCGTCGCGGCGATATTCGTCATCGGCGGGAGACAGGGAATATTCACGAAGTCGACTGAAGTTTATGTCCGGTTCAATTCGGTGGAAGGACTGAAGAAAGGCGCGGCTGTCAGGCTCCTGGGTATCGATGTGGGTTCCGTTGCGGGCATAAAGATATGGAATAACGTGGCGCTCGTCGACCTGCGGATATTCGCCGATTCGAGAAAATTCATCAGGCAGGATTCGAGGGCGATGCTGGAAACTGAAGGGCTCGTGGGGAACAAGTTTGTGCTTCTGACTCCGGGTACTGAGAATGCGAGGACAATCCAGGGATTCGACACGCTCAACTCGATGGAGGAGCCGCAGCTTTCCCAGGTGATCGTCGAGACGCGCGCGACGATCGCGAGCGTGAAGAACATGGTGGACGAGTTCGCGGGAATCCTCAAAGACGTTCGGGAAGGAAAGGGCACGCTCGGCAAGCTCGTCACCGACGAGAGCGTTTACATCGCTTTGAAACAGGCAACATACGAGGCGGACTCGAGTTTGCGAAAAGTGTCGGACAAGTTCACGGACATGGCAAATGTCATTTCGGGACTGAGCGTGTCGTTCAACCGCGTCGCCGACAAGACAGATTCGGTACTTTCCGGAGTCAACTCGGTGGTACAGAACTTCGACACGACTTCGGTGAGCATCAAGACTATGGTGGCACAGCTTGACACGGGGACAGGTCTGGTCTCGGAGCTGCTTCACAACCAGGCTGTATACGACACGACATTGAGGATCGTTACCACGACACTTTCAGCGGTGCAGGAAGCGCAAAAGGGTTTACAGAAGTTCGCTGAGAACATGGAAGCGCTGAGGCACAACTGGTTATTCAGCAGTTACTTTGCGGGTGAAGCGCAGGACGAATACACGAAGAAGCAGGAGTTGTTGAAGCAGATAGACGCGCAGATCCAGGAGCGTGCGGATGCGCTCGACAAAATGGAGAAGCAGCTGAAGGAGCTTCAGCAGAAGTACAACAAAGCCGGCGGAGGATAA
- a CDS encoding DUF559 domain-containing protein: protein MIYYNPKLKNTARTLRKNMTDSERILWSRIRRKQVKGYQFYRQKAIASYIVDFYCPAAGIVIELDGSQHYTDEGRAADTNRDEYMKKVGLRVIRFRSSDVFDNIDGVLQKIHESLPESRS, encoded by the coding sequence TTGATTTACTATAACCCCAAGCTCAAGAACACCGCGCGTACTTTACGGAAGAACATGACCGACTCAGAACGGATCCTGTGGTCAAGAATCAGGCGGAAACAAGTCAAGGGATACCAATTCTACAGGCAGAAGGCCATCGCGAGTTACATCGTAGACTTTTACTGTCCGGCGGCAGGAATCGTAATTGAGCTCGATGGAAGTCAGCATTACACAGACGAAGGAAGAGCAGCGGACACGAACCGAGACGAATACATGAAGAAGGTGGGTCTGCGAGTTATTCGCTTCCGCTCCTCCGACGTGTTTGACAATATTGACGGCGTGCTCCAGAAAATTCACGAGAGTCTTCCCGAAAGTCGATCCTAA
- a CDS encoding TonB-dependent receptor has product MSIFKMSLLRPAALSLLLIASECVSQTRLTGVVRSAEDSGPIAGATVILAPLQNPGRSGQAPDSVMKKYGTLTSSGGKFELSGMPPSEYSLNVSMIGFHKYSTVLLFIENEKKSISIAMQPAAIEADQVVVTASKREQLLTEVPVSLSLVSSSSMERRNTISLDDALRYVPGVNFVQDQANIRGSSGYARGIGSRVLLLVDGVPLLAGDTGEAVWEAVPISDIDHVEVMKGAGSALYGSNALGGVINVVTKDAGTGYSTQVKAYGGAYEQPLYGEWRWSSSPRFFEGGSVTHSQPMGVGDFGITTSLSYKGDDGYIQNDDFRRLDLFVKTAGTLGANENLKLFVNLFNQYSGNFLYWRDINHALQPDSSTLGEWVNTTRINLAAIYTRTMSNDFLYIVRASYYFNHWYDNFGQTPTGIGDTSSSNLAYVELQGILNASENTVLTFGVNGEADLINSNIFSTKQSGTTALYVQGERKFGGLHATLGARYDLEKIEGKAAFNQFNPKLGLVYDLGNDASLRASVGTGFRAPSLGETYAYTQTGGVSIVPNPDLLPERSVSEEIGGRLPVGYVMLVDAAIFQSDYWNMIEPEFNSEGKISFQNVTRARVQGYELDLTSNAGTDFLTLKGSYTYIYPVDLTLDEILKYRSRELFYASASFEESIYRASVDFRFISKFENYDQDLVQLGIVRNGDQRVPAYVTDIRAGVDLTSVGYPFSATLIVNNVFDDYYVEMIGNIASIRNYSLVLTMNF; this is encoded by the coding sequence ATGTCGATTTTCAAAATGTCCCTCCTACGCCCGGCGGCTTTGTCGCTGCTCTTGATCGCGAGCGAATGCGTCTCTCAGACGCGGCTCACGGGCGTGGTAAGATCCGCTGAGGATTCCGGTCCGATCGCGGGAGCTACAGTCATCTTAGCTCCGCTGCAAAATCCCGGTCGATCGGGCCAGGCGCCGGATTCTGTCATGAAGAAATATGGAACGCTCACTTCAAGCGGAGGAAAGTTTGAGCTCAGCGGCATGCCACCGTCTGAATATTCCCTCAATGTCTCGATGATCGGATTCCACAAGTATTCGACTGTCTTGTTGTTTATTGAAAACGAAAAAAAATCCATCTCCATAGCAATGCAACCGGCTGCTATTGAAGCGGATCAGGTCGTCGTTACCGCTAGCAAACGCGAACAGCTTCTGACTGAGGTGCCGGTGAGTTTGAGTCTCGTAAGCTCGTCTTCTATGGAAAGACGAAACACAATTTCTCTCGATGACGCGCTTCGTTACGTCCCCGGAGTGAATTTCGTGCAGGACCAGGCGAACATTCGCGGCTCGAGCGGATATGCCAGAGGGATTGGAAGCCGTGTCCTGCTGCTCGTTGACGGAGTACCGCTCCTCGCGGGTGACACCGGCGAAGCGGTATGGGAAGCGGTACCGATTTCGGATATCGATCACGTGGAAGTGATGAAGGGCGCGGGTTCGGCGCTTTACGGCTCGAACGCACTCGGCGGCGTAATCAATGTCGTAACCAAAGATGCCGGCACCGGTTACTCGACCCAGGTGAAAGCTTACGGCGGCGCCTATGAGCAGCCGCTTTACGGCGAATGGAGATGGTCGTCGAGCCCGAGATTTTTTGAAGGCGGATCGGTCACTCACTCCCAGCCGATGGGAGTAGGCGATTTCGGGATTACGACTTCTCTCAGCTACAAGGGGGACGATGGCTACATACAGAACGACGATTTCAGGAGGTTGGACCTTTTCGTCAAGACAGCGGGGACACTCGGCGCGAACGAGAACCTGAAACTGTTTGTGAATCTGTTCAACCAGTACTCCGGAAATTTTCTATACTGGCGCGACATCAATCACGCTCTGCAGCCTGACAGCAGCACTCTCGGCGAGTGGGTGAACACTACTCGCATCAACCTGGCTGCAATCTACACGCGCACGATGAGCAATGACTTCCTCTACATCGTAAGGGCGAGCTACTATTTCAATCACTGGTACGACAATTTCGGGCAGACTCCCACGGGAATAGGCGACACATCCTCTTCAAATCTCGCGTACGTGGAGCTGCAGGGAATTCTTAATGCAAGCGAGAACACGGTATTGACGTTCGGCGTCAACGGCGAGGCGGATCTCATCAATTCGAACATATTCTCGACGAAGCAGAGCGGGACGACGGCACTTTATGTACAGGGTGAGAGGAAGTTCGGCGGGCTGCATGCCACACTTGGAGCTCGCTACGACCTTGAAAAGATAGAGGGGAAAGCAGCGTTCAACCAGTTCAATCCCAAACTTGGACTGGTTTATGATTTGGGAAATGATGCTTCGTTGCGCGCGTCAGTCGGAACGGGTTTTCGCGCTCCCAGCCTTGGGGAGACTTATGCGTATACTCAGACGGGTGGAGTCTCAATCGTGCCGAATCCGGATCTATTGCCCGAAAGGAGTGTGTCGGAAGAGATCGGAGGGAGATTGCCGGTTGGATATGTCATGCTTGTTGACGCCGCGATATTCCAGAGCGATTACTGGAACATGATCGAACCGGAGTTCAATTCGGAAGGGAAAATAAGTTTTCAAAACGTAACCCGCGCGCGTGTGCAGGGATATGAATTGGATCTTACGAGCAATGCCGGGACGGATTTTCTGACGCTGAAGGGAAGCTACACTTACATTTATCCTGTCGATCTCACACTCGACGAGATATTGAAGTATCGTTCGAGGGAGCTATTCTACGCTTCAGCGAGTTTCGAGGAATCGATCTACCGTGCGTCTGTCGATTTCAGGTTCATAAGCAAGTTCGAGAATTACGATCAGGACCTCGTGCAATTAGGGATAGTGAGGAATGGCGACCAGCGGGTTCCGGCGTATGTGACTGACATTAGAGCCGGAGTCGATCTTACTTCGGTTGGGTATCCATTCTCCGCGACTTTAATTGTAAACAATGTGTTCGATGATTACTACGTGGAGATGATCGGGAATATAGCGTCGATAAGGAATTACTCGCTGGTTCTCACGATGAATTTCTGA